The following are encoded together in the Nocardioides sp. Arc9.136 genome:
- a CDS encoding ABC transporter substrate-binding protein — protein MSRKTRGAALAVLCAGVLTAASACGGGDDSSSGGDANTITWWHNSNNEPGKGYYEQVAKDFEEANPGVEVEVTAMAHQDMVDKLAAGFQSGDVPDVYMERGGGELADHVEAGLTRDLTEAAGEEIGKIAEGTLAGWQVDGKTYAIPYSVGVDGFWYNKDLFEQAGIDAPPETMDELLDVVDQLKAADITPISVGAGDKWPAAHYWYFGAVRTCSQDVLNSAMESMDFSDPCFVEAGEVVDQVIAAEPFNPGFLTTPGQEGATSASGLLATGKVAMELQGHWEPGVMQGLTDDGKGLGERTGWFPFPQVEGGEGDPAGQLGGGDAWAVAETAPDAAVDFVKHLFSDEVQQGFAENDMGLPTNPAAIDSLSDPALADLIQVRDDAAYVQLFFDTLFGASVGGAMNDAIALQFAGDASPQDVVDATQQAADQEK, from the coding sequence ATGTCGAGGAAGACTCGAGGCGCGGCGCTGGCCGTGCTCTGCGCAGGCGTGCTGACCGCCGCCAGCGCGTGCGGAGGCGGCGACGACTCGTCGTCCGGCGGTGACGCCAACACGATCACGTGGTGGCACAACTCGAACAACGAGCCCGGCAAGGGCTACTACGAGCAGGTGGCCAAGGACTTCGAGGAGGCCAACCCCGGCGTCGAGGTCGAGGTGACCGCCATGGCCCACCAGGACATGGTCGACAAGCTCGCCGCGGGCTTCCAGAGCGGCGACGTCCCGGACGTCTACATGGAGCGCGGCGGCGGCGAGCTCGCCGACCACGTCGAGGCCGGCCTGACCCGCGACCTGACCGAGGCCGCCGGCGAGGAGATCGGCAAGATCGCCGAGGGCACGCTCGCCGGCTGGCAGGTCGACGGCAAGACCTACGCGATCCCGTACTCCGTCGGCGTCGACGGGTTCTGGTACAACAAGGACCTCTTCGAGCAGGCCGGCATCGACGCGCCGCCGGAGACGATGGACGAGCTCCTCGACGTCGTCGACCAGCTCAAGGCCGCCGACATCACCCCGATCTCCGTGGGCGCCGGCGACAAGTGGCCGGCCGCGCACTACTGGTACTTCGGCGCGGTCCGCACCTGCTCGCAGGACGTGCTCAACTCCGCGATGGAGAGCATGGACTTCTCCGACCCCTGCTTCGTCGAGGCCGGCGAGGTCGTCGACCAGGTGATCGCCGCGGAGCCCTTCAACCCCGGCTTCCTCACCACCCCCGGCCAGGAGGGCGCGACCTCGGCGTCCGGCCTGCTCGCGACCGGCAAGGTGGCCATGGAGCTGCAGGGCCACTGGGAGCCCGGCGTCATGCAGGGCCTGACCGACGACGGCAAGGGCCTGGGCGAGCGGACCGGCTGGTTCCCCTTCCCCCAGGTCGAGGGCGGCGAGGGCGACCCCGCGGGCCAGCTCGGTGGCGGTGACGCCTGGGCCGTCGCGGAGACCGCCCCGGACGCGGCCGTCGACTTCGTCAAGCACCTCTTCTCCGACGAGGTCCAGCAGGGCTTCGCCGAGAACGACATGGGACTGCCGACCAACCCGGCGGCGATCGACTCGCTCTCCGACCCGGCGCTGGCCGACCTGATCCAGGTGCGCGACGACGCGGCGTACGTCCAGCTGTTCTTCGACACGCTGTTCGGCGCCTCGGTCGGCGGGGCGATGAACGACGCGATCGCGCTGCAGTTCGCCGGCGACGCCTCCCCCCAGGACGTCGTCGACGCCACCCAGCAGGCCGCCGACCAGGAGAAGTGA
- a CDS encoding LacI family DNA-binding transcriptional regulator, with the protein MRDSEVDLDQQTGPEVPDPGREPGRETGSPVGRVTMQQVAAEAGVSVSTVSKVLNGRYGVSPATSEHVMGVITRLGYEASLVARSLRNRRTNVIGVLVADFEPFSTEVLKGAADAIRGSGFELVAYSAGGRVDEHVGWERRYLSRVMGTLVDGAVLVTPTVTDVQYDGPVVAVDPHTGRSRLPTVAGDNLQGARLGVDHLIGLGHTRIGMVTGRPDLVSAQLRERGYREAHAAAGLTVDEDLLAPGAFEAEQARVAARQLLALPEPPTAIFGANDLSAISVLEVAAERGLDVPGDLSVIGFDNVPESALAHPALTTVEQPIRRMGHDAVALLLALLDGDAVADTQLTLPTTLVQRRSTAPRSSSAARTGRHANGAVS; encoded by the coding sequence ATGAGGGACTCCGAGGTGGACCTGGACCAGCAGACCGGACCCGAGGTGCCCGACCCGGGCCGGGAGCCCGGCCGGGAGACCGGGTCGCCCGTCGGCCGGGTCACCATGCAGCAGGTGGCTGCGGAGGCCGGGGTCTCGGTCTCGACGGTCTCCAAGGTGCTCAACGGCCGGTACGGCGTCTCCCCGGCGACCTCCGAGCACGTCATGGGCGTGATCACCCGGCTCGGCTACGAGGCCAGCCTGGTCGCGCGGAGCCTGCGCAACCGGCGCACCAACGTCATCGGCGTGCTCGTCGCGGACTTCGAACCGTTCAGCACCGAGGTGCTCAAGGGTGCCGCGGACGCGATCCGCGGCTCGGGCTTCGAGCTGGTCGCCTACTCAGCCGGCGGCCGGGTCGACGAGCACGTCGGCTGGGAGCGGCGCTACCTCTCCCGGGTCATGGGCACCCTGGTCGACGGCGCGGTGCTGGTCACCCCGACCGTCACCGACGTGCAGTACGACGGGCCGGTCGTCGCGGTGGACCCGCACACCGGGCGGTCGCGGCTGCCCACCGTCGCGGGCGACAACCTCCAGGGCGCACGGCTCGGCGTCGACCACCTGATCGGGCTGGGGCACACCCGCATCGGCATGGTCACCGGCCGGCCCGACCTGGTCTCGGCGCAGCTGCGCGAGCGCGGCTACCGCGAGGCGCACGCGGCCGCCGGGCTGACGGTCGACGAGGACCTGCTCGCCCCCGGCGCCTTCGAGGCCGAGCAGGCGCGGGTGGCCGCCCGGCAGCTGCTGGCCCTGCCCGAGCCGCCGACGGCGATCTTCGGCGCCAACGACCTCTCGGCGATCTCGGTCCTCGAGGTCGCCGCCGAGCGCGGGCTCGACGTCCCCGGCGACCTGTCGGTGATCGGCTTCGACAACGTCCCGGAGTCCGCCCTGGCGCACCCGGCGCTGACCACCGTCGAGCAGCCGATCCGCCGGATGGGCCACGACGCCGTCGCACTCCTGCTCGCCCTGCTCGACGGCGACGCGGTCGCCGACACCCAGCTCACCCTCCCCACCACGCTCGTCCAGCGCCGCTCGACCGCCCCCCGGTCGTCGAGCGCGGCGCGGACCGGCCGACACGCGAACGGAGCGGTCTCGTGA
- a CDS encoding endo-1,4-beta-xylanase, protein MDSSFEHRRGTATVTLRRADGSLLDLADVVVEQRRHAVALGGIGFDLVALAAARAGLGTSAPGAGDGETGDVFGGSGPEAAADLVDLWLGVFDTATLPFYWAGFEPVPGRPDTARLLAAARWFRERDVAVKGHPLVWHTLAPGWLRELPDDRLEATVRARVGREAADFAGLVSTWDAVNEAVIMPVFANEQHENGITRLCRRLGRVETVRLAFEEARAADPAATLVLNDFDMSPAYDRLVEEVLDAGVQVDAIGLQSHMHQGYWGEERTLEVLERFARHGLPLHLTETTLLSGALMPPEVEDLNDHRVDSWPSTPEGEERQADEVVRHYRTLMSHPSVEAVTYWGLTDRGAWLGAPAGLVRADGSPKPAYDALRSLVRGEWWLPPTTLRTDERGRVRVSGWAGGYAVSSGGASATFDLPAGASELEVAVEVGGG, encoded by the coding sequence ATGGACTCCTCGTTCGAGCACCGTCGCGGCACCGCGACGGTGACGCTCCGGCGCGCCGACGGCTCGCTCCTCGACCTCGCCGACGTGGTCGTCGAGCAGCGGCGGCACGCGGTCGCCCTCGGCGGCATCGGGTTCGACCTCGTCGCGCTGGCAGCGGCCCGGGCCGGGCTCGGGACCAGCGCGCCCGGAGCCGGGGACGGGGAGACCGGGGACGTCTTCGGCGGGTCCGGCCCGGAGGCGGCCGCCGACCTGGTCGACCTCTGGCTGGGCGTCTTCGACACCGCCACGCTGCCGTTCTACTGGGCCGGCTTCGAGCCGGTGCCGGGCCGGCCGGACACCGCCCGGCTGCTGGCCGCGGCCCGCTGGTTCCGCGAGCGCGACGTCGCGGTCAAGGGCCACCCGCTGGTCTGGCACACGCTGGCACCGGGCTGGCTCCGCGAGCTGCCCGACGACCGGCTCGAGGCGACGGTGCGGGCGCGCGTGGGCCGCGAGGCCGCCGACTTCGCGGGGCTGGTGTCGACCTGGGACGCGGTCAACGAGGCGGTGATCATGCCGGTCTTCGCCAACGAGCAGCACGAGAACGGCATCACCCGCCTGTGCCGCCGGCTCGGCCGTGTGGAGACCGTCCGGCTGGCGTTCGAGGAGGCCCGCGCCGCCGACCCCGCGGCCACGCTGGTGCTCAACGACTTCGACATGTCCCCGGCGTACGACCGGCTCGTCGAGGAGGTCCTCGACGCCGGCGTGCAAGTCGACGCCATCGGCCTGCAGAGCCACATGCACCAGGGCTACTGGGGCGAGGAGCGGACCCTCGAGGTGCTCGAGCGGTTCGCGCGCCACGGGCTGCCGCTGCACCTGACCGAGACCACGCTGCTCTCCGGTGCGCTGATGCCGCCCGAGGTCGAGGACCTCAACGACCACCGGGTCGACTCCTGGCCCTCGACGCCGGAAGGGGAGGAGCGGCAGGCCGACGAGGTGGTCCGGCACTACCGGACGCTGATGTCGCACCCCTCCGTCGAGGCGGTGACCTACTGGGGCCTCACCGACCGCGGCGCGTGGCTCGGCGCCCCCGCCGGCCTGGTCCGCGCCGACGGCAGCCCGAAGCCGGCGTACGACGCCCTGCGCTCGCTGGTCCGCGGCGAGTGGTGGCTCCCGCCGACGACGCTGCGCACCGACGAGCGTGGGCGGGTCAGGGTCAGCGGCTGGGCGGGCGGGTACGCCGTGTCCTCCGGCGGCGCGTCGGCGACGTTCGACCTCCCGGCGGGCGCCTCGGAGCTGGAGGTGGCGGTGGAGGTCGGCGGCGGCTGA
- a CDS encoding peptidase E: MTTIMAMGGGGFAMEPDNPLLDDHLLSLATRRRGAGGLPRVCFVPTASGDSASYAEEFRTAFEGRAETSVLPLFRYDEIPGGDLRSFVLGQDVIHVGGGSTANLLALWRLHGLDDVLRDAGEDGVVLAGVSAGMNCWFEGSVTDSYGPLAALPDGLGLLPGSACPHYDGEADRRPTYLDLVGTRRLPNGYAADDGCALVFRDGELVEAVSSRPDARAYRVHLSGDALDVEDGMEAPDVAESPMDVRYLG, encoded by the coding sequence ATGACCACGATCATGGCCATGGGCGGTGGCGGCTTCGCGATGGAGCCGGACAACCCGCTCCTCGACGACCACCTGCTCTCCCTGGCCACCCGCCGCCGTGGCGCCGGCGGCCTGCCCCGCGTCTGCTTCGTCCCGACCGCGAGCGGCGACTCGGCCTCCTACGCCGAGGAGTTCCGCACGGCGTTCGAGGGGCGCGCGGAGACCAGCGTCCTGCCGCTGTTCCGCTACGACGAGATCCCCGGCGGCGACCTGCGCTCGTTCGTGCTCGGCCAGGACGTCATCCACGTCGGCGGCGGCTCGACCGCGAACCTGCTCGCCCTGTGGCGGCTCCACGGCCTCGACGACGTCCTGCGCGATGCGGGCGAGGACGGGGTCGTGCTGGCCGGGGTCAGCGCCGGCATGAACTGCTGGTTCGAGGGATCGGTGACCGACTCCTACGGGCCGCTGGCCGCGCTGCCCGACGGACTCGGCCTCCTGCCCGGTTCGGCCTGCCCGCACTACGACGGCGAGGCCGACCGCCGCCCGACGTACCTCGACCTCGTCGGCACCCGCCGGCTCCCGAACGGGTACGCCGCCGACGACGGCTGCGCGCTCGTCTTCCGCGACGGCGAGCTGGTCGAGGCGGTCTCCTCGCGCCCCGACGCCCGCGCCTACCGCGTGCACCTCTCCGGCGACGCCCTCGACGTCGAGGACGGCATGGAGGCACCCGACGTCGCCGAGTCGCCGATGGACGTGCGCTACCTGGGGTGA
- a CDS encoding carbohydrate ABC transporter permease, whose translation MTSTGAAVAATPAAAPADPDDPGSSRWRQRLEIALFVTPALALMATFVVWPVFSAVRMSFYRWKGFGPMDDFVGLRNYERVLTDDVFKDAVLHNLTIVGLSVAVQLPLGLLLAVLLNRRIRGRGLLRTIVFVPYVLAEVIAGVVWFQLLQPRSGLVEEILTTVSITPPDQGFLGTPGLALWTVFVVLTWKYLGLAVLLFLAGLQGVPDELYEAAQLDGAGWWQVQVRVALPLLGPTIRTWAFLSMIGSLQLFDMVWILTGGGPANATTTMATYLVSQGTQRGNYGIAGAASVVLFVVAFAMALLYQVLVLRRDTAEQR comes from the coding sequence GTGACCTCGACCGGTGCCGCAGTCGCGGCGACGCCCGCCGCAGCGCCTGCGGACCCGGACGACCCGGGCAGCTCCCGGTGGCGGCAGCGGCTCGAGATCGCGCTGTTCGTCACTCCGGCGCTGGCGCTGATGGCGACGTTCGTGGTGTGGCCGGTGTTCTCGGCCGTCCGGATGTCGTTCTACCGCTGGAAGGGCTTCGGCCCGATGGACGACTTCGTCGGGCTGCGCAACTACGAGCGCGTGCTGACCGACGACGTCTTCAAGGACGCCGTCCTGCACAACCTGACCATCGTCGGGCTGTCGGTCGCGGTGCAGCTGCCCCTCGGGCTGCTGCTCGCGGTCCTGCTCAACCGCAGGATCCGGGGCCGCGGGCTGCTCCGCACCATCGTCTTCGTGCCCTACGTGCTGGCCGAGGTGATCGCCGGCGTCGTGTGGTTCCAGCTCCTCCAGCCGCGCAGCGGCCTGGTCGAGGAGATCCTGACCACCGTCAGCATCACCCCGCCCGACCAGGGCTTCCTCGGGACGCCCGGCCTCGCGCTGTGGACGGTCTTCGTCGTGCTCACCTGGAAGTACCTCGGGCTCGCGGTGCTGCTCTTCCTCGCCGGCCTCCAGGGCGTGCCCGACGAGCTCTACGAGGCCGCCCAGCTCGACGGCGCCGGCTGGTGGCAGGTGCAGGTGCGGGTGGCGCTGCCCCTGCTCGGACCGACCATCCGCACCTGGGCGTTCCTGTCCATGATCGGCTCGCTCCAGCTCTTCGACATGGTCTGGATCCTCACCGGCGGCGGCCCCGCCAACGCGACGACCACCATGGCCACCTACCTCGTCAGCCAGGGCACCCAGCGCGGCAACTACGGCATCGCCGGCGCCGCCTCGGTCGTGCTGTTCGTCGTGGCGTTCGCGATGGCGCTGCTCTACCAGGTGCTGGTGCTGCGCCGGGACACGGCGGAGCAGCGATGA
- a CDS encoding carbohydrate ABC transporter permease: MTTLQEMPPVTDRPPTGTTPRGSRRRGRSFGGGGPLVYLLALAVVALTVGPVLYGALGGFRSNEQLIRDPAGLPDPWVTENYEGVVTNPDFWGYALNSTVIALITTVVAVLAGVMAAYPLARYQFKLREPLFMVFVLGLLFPVAVAIIPLFILITRDLQLGNTWWGVALPQAAFALPTTVVILRPFLMALPRELEEAAFIDGATPIGVFRHIALPLTAPGLVTVGVLAFVGSWNAYLLPLLLLQDDMRTLPLGVADYSTQYSADTAGVLAFTTIAMIPALVLFLAMQGRIVSGLQGAVKG; this comes from the coding sequence ATGACCACCCTCCAGGAGATGCCTCCCGTGACCGACCGTCCCCCGACCGGCACGACGCCCCGCGGCTCGCGCCGGCGCGGCCGCTCCTTCGGCGGCGGCGGCCCGCTGGTCTACCTGCTGGCGCTGGCCGTGGTGGCGCTGACCGTGGGCCCGGTGCTGTACGGCGCGCTCGGCGGCTTCCGCAGCAACGAGCAGCTGATCCGCGACCCCGCCGGCCTGCCCGACCCGTGGGTCACCGAGAACTACGAGGGCGTCGTCACCAACCCCGACTTCTGGGGCTACGCGCTCAACTCGACCGTCATCGCGCTGATCACGACCGTGGTCGCGGTGCTGGCGGGCGTGATGGCGGCGTACCCCCTGGCCCGCTACCAGTTCAAGCTGCGCGAGCCGCTGTTCATGGTCTTCGTGCTCGGCCTGCTCTTCCCGGTGGCCGTGGCGATCATCCCGCTGTTCATCCTGATCACCCGCGACCTCCAGCTGGGCAACACCTGGTGGGGCGTGGCGCTGCCGCAGGCGGCGTTCGCCCTGCCGACGACCGTGGTGATCCTGCGGCCTTTCCTGATGGCGCTGCCGCGGGAGCTGGAGGAGGCGGCGTTCATCGACGGGGCCACGCCGATCGGCGTCTTCCGCCACATCGCGCTGCCGTTGACCGCTCCCGGCCTGGTGACGGTCGGCGTGCTGGCCTTCGTGGGCTCCTGGAACGCCTACCTGCTGCCACTCCTGCTGCTGCAGGACGACATGCGGACGCTGCCCCTGGGTGTGGCCGACTACTCGACGCAGTACTCGGCCGACACCGCCGGCGTCCTGGCGTTCACCACGATCGCCATGATCCCCGCGCTGGTGCTGTTCCTGGCGATGCAGGGCCGGATCGTGAGCGGCCTGCAGGGCGCGGTGAAGGGATGA
- a CDS encoding helix-turn-helix domain-containing protein, with the protein MEENRLGDYLRARRELVTPETVGLPPGGVRRVAGLRREEVAMLAGISADYYLRLEQGRDRNPSVQVLEALAGVLQLDAAATDHLLRIAAPRPRSRARRLRPEVAPPDVVQLLDVIGLPAFVEGQWLDVLAVNPLAAALNPSLRVGENRIRSLFLDPAERALHPDWEETAPRLVAGFRGRVADIADDPRVVQLVGELTLGSELFARQWARHDVRQVRGKELRIDHPQVGEMTLRMSKLAVEGTDGQLLVVHHAEPGTASAERLALLSALVEPSGAAAIVQLRGSDASTGG; encoded by the coding sequence GTGGAGGAGAACCGGCTCGGGGACTACCTGCGGGCCCGCCGCGAGCTGGTGACGCCGGAGACGGTGGGGCTCCCGCCCGGTGGCGTACGGCGCGTGGCCGGCCTGCGCCGCGAGGAGGTCGCGATGCTCGCGGGCATCAGCGCCGACTACTACCTCCGGCTCGAGCAGGGCCGGGACCGCAACCCGTCGGTGCAGGTGCTGGAGGCCCTGGCCGGGGTGCTGCAGCTCGACGCCGCGGCGACCGACCACCTGCTGCGCATCGCCGCGCCGCGCCCCCGCTCGCGGGCCCGCCGGCTGCGGCCCGAGGTGGCACCGCCGGACGTCGTGCAGCTGCTCGACGTGATCGGCCTGCCGGCGTTCGTCGAGGGCCAGTGGCTCGACGTGCTCGCCGTGAACCCGCTGGCCGCCGCGCTCAACCCGAGCCTGCGGGTGGGCGAGAACCGGATCCGCTCGCTGTTCCTCGACCCCGCCGAGCGCGCGCTGCACCCGGACTGGGAGGAGACCGCGCCGCGGCTCGTCGCGGGCTTCCGCGGCCGGGTCGCCGACATCGCGGACGACCCGCGGGTCGTGCAGCTGGTCGGCGAGCTGACGCTCGGCAGCGAGCTCTTCGCCCGGCAGTGGGCCCGCCACGACGTGCGCCAGGTCCGCGGCAAGGAGCTCCGGATCGACCACCCGCAGGTCGGCGAGATGACCCTGCGGATGTCCAAGCTCGCCGTCGAGGGCACCGACGGCCAGCTGCTCGTCGTCCACCACGCCGAGCCGGGCACCGCCAGCGCCGAGCGGTTGGCGCTGCTCTCCGCGCTCGTGGAGCCGTCCGGGGCCGCCGCAATCGTTCAATTGCGCGGTTCTGACGCTTCTACCGGCGGGTAA